Proteins from one Microbacterium hatanonis genomic window:
- a CDS encoding fructose 1,6-bisphosphatase, which yields MSLRVSSRRKVRAAAFVASFALAGLSLTGCAQLVDTFNSVQGISNPASAPTSVVTPQPQPSASMDFASQFTYDGSVSLTTEVADGLQVTLDMWAVDSRRTQEWTTDREKTFGFAVNAYDQRVDEKAVLTQKRRVYISSISITSQTAQTSGQVQSPFQFSADPRTLVPADTNRSDRGLLLNSFQGGLHVPETTMHQMPNDTYGVTLEFAMNIWVEGGANDENSFSQQTVYQYVPIAIYPAGSAG from the coding sequence ATGAGCCTTCGTGTTTCCTCGCGCCGGAAAGTCCGCGCCGCGGCCTTCGTCGCCTCTTTCGCCCTCGCCGGTCTGTCGCTCACCGGGTGCGCACAGCTCGTCGACACGTTCAACAGCGTCCAGGGCATCTCCAACCCGGCGAGCGCCCCGACCTCGGTCGTCACCCCGCAGCCGCAGCCCTCGGCCTCGATGGACTTCGCCTCGCAGTTCACGTACGACGGGTCGGTCTCGCTCACCACCGAGGTCGCCGACGGCCTCCAGGTGACGCTCGACATGTGGGCCGTCGACTCTCGGCGCACCCAGGAGTGGACGACCGATCGGGAGAAGACCTTCGGTTTCGCCGTCAACGCGTACGACCAGCGCGTGGACGAGAAGGCCGTGCTCACCCAGAAGCGCCGCGTCTACATCTCGTCGATCTCGATCACGTCGCAGACCGCCCAGACATCGGGACAGGTGCAGAGCCCGTTCCAGTTCAGCGCCGACCCCCGCACGCTGGTGCCGGCCGATACGAACCGATCCGACCGAGGTCTGCTGCTGAACAGCTTCCAGGGCGGTCTGCACGTGCCCGAGACGACGATGCACCAGATGCCGAACGACACCTACGGAGTCACTCTGGAGTTCGCGATGAACATCTGGGTCGAGGGCGGCGCGAACGACGAGAACTCGTTCTCCCAGCAGACCGTGTACCAGTACGTGCCCATCGCGATCTACCCCGCCGGGTCGGCCGGATGA
- a CDS encoding glycosyltransferase family 2 protein, protein MSDTRTSLATQAFAPPSFAHEPIQANSTAGFADDFAAVLENNGGHRSTIGCVIPAYNEEESIAEVIEALLKQTRVPDVIHVVVNNTSDATVKIASEYSGPHEITTDLGEQFTEVFVHDIGKNPDKKVGALNYGYSLVEGYDYLLGVDGDTIADKQAVEYLESEAVADSRIGGISAIYSIDDRPIKGGIAKFLIAGQRTQFAAFNLQNLLRGRNMAVLGGQFSIFSTHALREAMRQNHQNSPWVRDSEVEDSLLSLQIKSAGYLTKISPYARANVGGMTTLSGYDAQQVKWTYGAIELMWPGQRGDTKGQPLHPNLRLRWLENFGMLTNLFVRVAFVTLLAGSLSINAFVFSPWWLIPSGMAILLNVRIARTMKDSNSRDVLFAATFLPAEMFMWVRLSHFVRSWSRFFSRKKVDNWAMQAKAEKGGGLGHWTPLIVLIAIAIAMTIVWMLIGPMAQSTILWIGWPIVGVVTVLQTLGMFFKLVRRYHGYKV, encoded by the coding sequence ATGAGCGACACGCGCACCTCCCTCGCCACTCAGGCGTTCGCGCCCCCCTCGTTCGCCCACGAGCCCATCCAGGCGAACTCGACGGCGGGCTTCGCCGACGACTTCGCCGCGGTGCTCGAGAACAACGGCGGACACCGCTCGACCATCGGGTGCGTCATCCCCGCCTACAACGAGGAGGAGTCGATCGCCGAGGTGATCGAGGCTCTCCTGAAGCAGACGCGCGTTCCCGACGTCATCCACGTCGTCGTCAACAACACGTCCGACGCGACCGTCAAGATCGCCTCGGAGTACAGCGGGCCGCACGAGATCACGACCGACCTGGGAGAGCAGTTCACCGAGGTCTTCGTCCACGACATCGGCAAGAACCCCGACAAGAAGGTCGGCGCGCTCAACTACGGCTACTCGCTGGTGGAGGGGTACGACTACCTGCTCGGCGTCGACGGTGACACCATCGCCGACAAGCAGGCCGTCGAGTACCTCGAGAGCGAAGCGGTCGCCGACTCGCGCATCGGCGGGATCTCAGCGATCTACTCGATCGACGACCGCCCGATCAAGGGCGGCATCGCGAAGTTCCTCATCGCCGGCCAGCGCACGCAGTTCGCTGCCTTCAACCTGCAGAACCTGCTGCGCGGACGCAACATGGCCGTCCTCGGCGGGCAGTTCTCCATCTTCTCCACCCACGCCCTGCGCGAAGCCATGCGGCAGAACCACCAGAACTCCCCGTGGGTGCGCGACTCGGAGGTCGAGGACTCGCTCCTCTCACTGCAGATCAAGAGCGCCGGGTACCTCACGAAGATCAGCCCCTACGCTCGTGCGAACGTCGGCGGCATGACCACGCTCTCCGGCTACGACGCGCAGCAGGTCAAGTGGACCTACGGCGCGATCGAGCTCATGTGGCCCGGCCAGCGCGGCGACACGAAGGGTCAGCCGCTGCACCCGAACCTGCGCCTGCGGTGGCTGGAGAACTTCGGCATGCTCACCAACCTGTTCGTCCGCGTCGCCTTCGTGACGCTCCTGGCGGGCTCGCTGTCGATCAACGCCTTCGTGTTCTCACCGTGGTGGCTCATCCCGTCGGGGATGGCGATCCTGCTCAACGTGCGCATCGCGCGGACGATGAAGGACAGCAACAGTCGAGACGTCCTGTTCGCGGCGACCTTCCTTCCCGCAGAGATGTTCATGTGGGTGCGTCTCAGCCACTTCGTCCGTTCCTGGAGCCGCTTCTTCTCCCGCAAGAAGGTCGACAACTGGGCGATGCAGGCCAAGGCCGAGAAGGGCGGCGGTCTCGGACACTGGACGCCGCTCATCGTGCTCATCGCCATCGCGATCGCGATGACGATCGTCTGGATGCTGATCGGCCCGATGGCCCAGTCCACGATCCTCTGGATCGGGTGGCCGATCGTCGGCGTCGTGACCGTCCTCCAGACCCTCGGAATGTTCTTCAAGCTCGTCCGTCGCTACCACGGATACAAGGTCTGA
- a CDS encoding response regulator transcription factor: MSDSADVKTAVIVEDDPDIRHLLVEVLESAGFSTVSVGNGIDGVRAVIAYQPLITTLDVNMPGIDGFEAARRIRAQSDTYIIMLTGLEDEADVVLGLGAGADEYVVKPFRPRELRARIEALLRRPRGGDAQANAPRQDSVGPSFPGARPTGQTQSIPIVRNAPDAPQQPSGQPSVPAFDEHRLPPTSAMPGSPVIVPSSQGPASYPAPGSDVAVRPSGALVPTGDNWVLHRDLQLDPETRIVLVAGQEMDLTRTEFDLLATLLESKRRVRSKADLTLVLRGESYVTSYFVGDADKRAIEAHMTNLRRKLGDNPAAPRYIETVRGVGYRLTSELTSA, from the coding sequence ATGAGCGATTCAGCGGACGTCAAGACCGCCGTCATCGTCGAGGACGATCCCGACATCCGGCATCTCCTCGTCGAGGTCCTCGAATCGGCCGGCTTCTCGACCGTGTCGGTCGGCAACGGCATCGACGGCGTCCGCGCGGTCATCGCGTACCAGCCGTTGATCACCACGCTCGACGTCAACATGCCCGGCATCGACGGATTCGAGGCCGCGCGCCGCATCCGGGCGCAGAGCGACACCTACATCATCATGCTGACCGGCCTGGAGGACGAGGCCGACGTCGTGCTCGGCCTCGGCGCGGGGGCCGACGAATACGTCGTCAAGCCGTTCCGGCCGCGCGAGCTCCGGGCGCGCATCGAAGCCCTTCTCCGCCGGCCGCGCGGCGGAGACGCTCAGGCGAACGCTCCGCGACAGGACTCCGTCGGCCCGTCCTTCCCCGGCGCGCGTCCCACCGGGCAGACGCAATCGATCCCGATCGTGCGCAACGCACCCGATGCCCCTCAGCAGCCCTCGGGCCAGCCCTCCGTTCCGGCGTTCGACGAGCACCGTCTGCCGCCGACCAGCGCCATGCCCGGGTCGCCCGTAATCGTCCCCTCCTCGCAGGGGCCCGCCTCCTACCCCGCGCCGGGTTCCGACGTGGCCGTTCGGCCGAGCGGCGCCCTCGTGCCGACCGGCGACAACTGGGTGCTGCACCGCGACCTGCAGCTCGACCCCGAGACCCGCATCGTGCTGGTCGCCGGCCAGGAGATGGATCTGACCCGCACCGAGTTCGACCTGCTGGCGACGCTCCTCGAATCGAAGCGGCGCGTGCGCAGCAAGGCCGATCTCACGCTGGTCCTGCGGGGAGAGTCCTACGTGACGAGCTACTTCGTCGGCGATGCCGACAAGCGTGCGATCGAGGCGCACATGACGAACCTGCGCCGCAAGCTCGGCGACAACCCGGCCGCACCGCGCTACATCGAGACGGTGCGGGGAGTCGGCTACCGCCTCACCTCCGAGCTCACCTCGGCGTGA
- a CDS encoding glycoside hydrolase family 6 protein has product MRRRTKKTLLIAAAALLAIGLVAVIAFVGVNAQTFFHALGARPPAVGTTIVAPTESKAALSAASPSGLSDDEAAAAAYLAEQPTAYWLTPELDPIDEVWDRIAHLADEARDQDAALAVVVYGLPGRDCGNHSAGGLDPEGYVEWTDLIGQALRNAQDVQKIVILEPDSLALAPDCGNIDERVPQLSGAADRLAGIDTWIYLDGGHSDWLPAEQMADLIRQVGVSDHVRGFATNVSNYQSTTAEFDYAHEVAGLLGGDVHAIVDTSRNGAGPAGSEWCNPAGRLIGDPGGTYGDDVVDTNLWIKPPGESDGTCNGGPDAGVWWPEGSAELTREAR; this is encoded by the coding sequence ATGCGCCGACGGACAAAGAAGACCCTGCTGATCGCCGCTGCCGCGCTGCTGGCCATCGGGCTCGTCGCCGTGATCGCGTTCGTCGGCGTCAACGCCCAGACCTTCTTCCATGCGCTGGGCGCCCGCCCGCCCGCGGTCGGCACGACGATCGTCGCCCCCACCGAGTCGAAAGCCGCCCTCTCCGCCGCCTCTCCGAGCGGGCTGTCCGACGACGAGGCCGCCGCGGCCGCCTACCTCGCCGAGCAGCCGACCGCCTACTGGCTGACTCCCGAGCTCGACCCGATCGACGAGGTCTGGGACCGGATCGCACACCTCGCCGACGAGGCACGCGATCAGGATGCGGCGCTCGCGGTGGTCGTCTACGGCCTGCCCGGGCGCGACTGCGGCAATCACTCCGCCGGCGGACTCGACCCGGAGGGGTACGTGGAGTGGACCGACCTCATCGGTCAGGCGCTGCGCAACGCTCAGGATGTGCAGAAGATCGTGATCCTCGAGCCCGACAGCCTCGCCCTCGCCCCCGACTGCGGCAACATCGACGAGCGGGTGCCGCAGCTCTCCGGCGCCGCCGACCGGTTGGCGGGCATCGACACCTGGATCTACCTCGACGGCGGTCACTCCGACTGGCTGCCCGCTGAGCAGATGGCCGACCTGATCCGCCAGGTCGGCGTATCCGACCATGTGCGCGGCTTCGCCACGAACGTGTCCAACTACCAGTCCACGACCGCCGAGTTCGACTACGCCCACGAGGTGGCCGGCCTCCTCGGGGGCGACGTGCACGCGATCGTCGACACGTCGCGCAACGGCGCCGGCCCGGCGGGGAGCGAGTGGTGCAACCCCGCAGGACGACTGATCGGAGACCCCGGGGGCACCTACGGCGACGACGTCGTCGACACGAACCTCTGGATCAAGCCGCCCGGGGAGAGCGACGGCACCTGCAACGGCGGCCCCGATGCCGGCGTCTGGTGGCCGGAGGGCTCCGCGGAGCTCACCCGCGAAGCGCGGTGA
- a CDS encoding ATP-dependent DNA ligase: MGKLIYNAQGHSFDIEDRALSHLRIVFMNKLRRNESFMFQFAAGDGSGSRSIWIHPSIPLVFHFYGSRAPALNRRWVDQLMLEAGSPNGLAVTPEPDADAPMEPVVG, encoded by the coding sequence GTGGGCAAACTGATTTACAACGCGCAAGGACATTCCTTCGACATCGAGGACCGTGCGCTGTCCCACCTGCGAATCGTCTTCATGAACAAGCTGCGTCGCAACGAGTCGTTCATGTTCCAGTTCGCCGCCGGCGATGGAAGCGGATCGCGATCGATCTGGATCCATCCGTCGATCCCGCTGGTCTTCCATTTCTACGGAAGCCGGGCGCCGGCGCTCAACCGCCGCTGGGTCGACCAGCTCATGCTCGAGGCCGGGAGCCCGAACGGGCTGGCCGTGACGCCCGAGCCCGACGCGGACGCCCCGATGGAGCCTGTGGTCGGCTGA
- a CDS encoding MarR family winged helix-turn-helix transcriptional regulator — protein MTVTDTETDFDTNEAIHDAARSVELLRLSEARLSRRRQTDCGPSENARAAMRYILERADVGEGVTPSEIASHLGVSGASVTGMLDRLHAGGMIAFEAHPRDRRSKLVVPFDRSTDADDVDPVTAKIRQFAADLSPEAAAQIADFLERVREVVDAECA, from the coding sequence GTGACCGTCACCGACACCGAGACCGACTTCGATACGAACGAGGCGATCCACGACGCCGCCCGATCGGTGGAGCTGCTCCGACTCTCCGAGGCCCGCCTGTCGCGCAGGCGGCAGACCGACTGCGGTCCGAGCGAGAACGCGCGCGCGGCGATGCGATACATCCTCGAGCGAGCGGACGTCGGAGAGGGAGTGACGCCGAGCGAGATCGCGTCGCACCTCGGTGTCTCGGGCGCCTCGGTCACCGGCATGCTCGATCGTCTGCACGCCGGGGGCATGATCGCCTTCGAGGCGCACCCTCGCGACCGGCGCAGCAAGCTGGTCGTTCCCTTCGACCGCTCGACGGACGCCGACGACGTCGACCCGGTGACCGCCAAGATCCGTCAGTTCGCCGCAGACCTCTCCCCCGAGGCGGCGGCCCAGATCGCCGACTTCCTCGAGCGCGTGCGCGAGGTCGTCGACGCGGAGTGCGCCTGA
- a CDS encoding PPOX class F420-dependent oxidoreductase, translated as MITAAARTFLSEYHLATLSTLGRRDRIHAVPVGFTWEDDVVRVIGSRGSQKFLNAQRRGRASICSVDGGRWISFEGTASVLDDADAVAHAVELYARRYRQPRVNPERVVLELRPERVLGSPDFRA; from the coding sequence ATGATCACCGCCGCCGCGCGCACCTTCCTCTCCGAATACCACCTCGCCACGCTCTCGACCCTGGGGCGTCGCGACCGCATCCACGCGGTACCCGTGGGATTCACCTGGGAGGACGACGTGGTGCGGGTGATCGGATCGCGGGGTTCGCAGAAGTTCCTCAACGCCCAGCGCCGCGGTCGCGCCTCGATCTGCTCGGTGGACGGCGGGCGCTGGATCAGTTTCGAGGGCACAGCATCCGTGCTCGATGACGCCGACGCCGTCGCGCACGCCGTCGAGCTCTACGCGCGGCGCTATCGGCAACCGCGCGTGAACCCCGAGCGCGTCGTCCTGGAGCTCCGACCCGAGCGCGTGCTGGGTTCGCCGGACTTCCGAGCCTGA
- a CDS encoding SRPBCC family protein translates to MARIIETIDVDVPVRVAYNQWTQFEEFPQFLSFVESIVQTDDKTQHWKVKIGGQEREFDAEITEQHPDERVAWNSIAGEENHAGVVTFHKLSDTTSRVTVQIDWEPTGLLEKAGALVGVDDIAVKRDLANFKKFIESRGSETGAWRGDVEN, encoded by the coding sequence ATGGCCCGGATCATCGAGACCATCGACGTGGACGTCCCCGTTCGTGTCGCCTACAACCAGTGGACGCAGTTCGAGGAGTTCCCCCAGTTCCTCAGCTTCGTGGAGTCGATCGTGCAGACCGACGACAAGACGCAGCACTGGAAGGTGAAGATCGGCGGCCAGGAGCGCGAGTTCGACGCCGAGATCACCGAACAGCACCCCGACGAGCGCGTCGCCTGGAACAGCATCGCGGGCGAGGAGAACCACGCCGGCGTCGTGACCTTCCACAAGCTCAGCGACACCACCTCGCGCGTCACCGTGCAGATCGACTGGGAGCCCACCGGGCTGCTCGAGAAGGCGGGCGCCCTGGTCGGCGTCGACGACATCGCCGTGAAGCGCGACCTTGCGAACTTCAAGAAGTTCATCGAGTCGCGCGGATCCGAGACCGGCGCCTGGCGAGGCGACGTCGAGAACTGA
- a CDS encoding DoxX family protein, with protein MRTVARWALAAAMVFAGLSHLLWARKDFQAQVPDALVDGMPLDKDTIVVASGVVEVAFGVALVALPGERRRVGSLLAAFFIAVFPGNLDQWRKGRSAFGLDTDRRRYVRLFFQPVLVAWAWWSTRRAA; from the coding sequence ATGAGAACTGTCGCCCGGTGGGCGCTCGCCGCCGCCATGGTCTTCGCCGGACTGAGCCACCTGCTCTGGGCACGGAAGGATTTCCAGGCACAGGTGCCCGACGCGCTCGTCGACGGCATGCCGCTGGACAAGGACACGATCGTGGTCGCCTCGGGCGTGGTCGAGGTCGCCTTCGGCGTCGCGCTGGTCGCCCTGCCCGGAGAACGCCGACGGGTCGGATCGCTCCTCGCGGCGTTCTTCATCGCCGTGTTCCCCGGCAATCTCGACCAGTGGCGCAAAGGCCGCTCCGCCTTCGGGCTCGACACCGACCGGCGGCGCTACGTGCGCCTGTTCTTCCAGCCCGTGCTGGTGGCATGGGCGTGGTGGTCGACGCGTCGCGCCGCGTAG
- a CDS encoding endo alpha-1,4 polygalactosaminidase codes for MISTRIGSSLAALGIVACALVSCASVASPPPAAVPPPAAGVPDYQLGDAYPPDDRVTIVGRDRSAEPAEGLYSICYVNGFQTQPAERDEWPEELLLRSADGEPVIDPGWPDEVILDTGSTAKRQAIADIVGPWIEGCAASGFHAVEFDNLDTFTRTGGALTLEDNLALAAMLVDVAHGAGLAAGQKNAAEFASDLRGAAGFDFAVTEECAAYDECASYADVYGSAVIDIEYTDALPRTFDEMCADPGSPSSMVLRDRQLSAPGDPDHVFAVC; via the coding sequence ATGATCAGCACCCGGATCGGCTCGAGCCTCGCCGCTCTGGGGATCGTGGCATGTGCACTGGTGTCGTGCGCATCGGTCGCCTCTCCTCCGCCGGCCGCCGTTCCTCCCCCGGCCGCCGGGGTGCCCGACTACCAGCTCGGCGATGCCTATCCGCCCGATGACCGGGTGACGATCGTCGGACGCGACCGGTCGGCGGAGCCGGCCGAGGGGCTGTACTCGATCTGCTACGTCAACGGGTTCCAGACGCAGCCCGCCGAACGCGACGAGTGGCCTGAGGAGCTGCTTCTCCGGAGCGCCGACGGCGAGCCGGTCATCGACCCCGGGTGGCCCGACGAGGTGATCCTCGATACCGGCTCGACCGCGAAGCGCCAGGCGATCGCCGACATCGTCGGTCCGTGGATCGAGGGGTGCGCAGCATCCGGGTTCCATGCCGTCGAGTTCGACAATCTCGACACGTTCACGCGCACGGGCGGCGCGCTGACGCTCGAGGACAACCTCGCGTTGGCCGCGATGCTCGTCGACGTGGCGCACGGGGCGGGCCTCGCCGCGGGGCAGAAGAACGCGGCGGAATTCGCGTCCGACCTGCGCGGCGCCGCAGGCTTCGATTTCGCCGTGACCGAGGAGTGCGCCGCCTACGACGAGTGCGCGAGCTACGCCGACGTCTACGGGTCGGCCGTGATCGATATCGAATACACCGATGCTCTGCCCCGCACGTTCGACGAGATGTGCGCCGATCCCGGGTCGCCCTCGTCGATGGTTCTGCGCGATCGACAGCTCTCGGCGCCGGGCGATCCCGACCACGTCTTCGCGGTGTGCTGA
- a CDS encoding glycoside hydrolase family 3 protein — MTRTLPTAALAVAAILGLVGCSAPAPSPTAEPSSIAPSSAPPASPTPTPTPADPIAGLSLEQRVGQLFMVGTSVGGPDPITLDAVSQQHAGGVFLHGRSSAGVEAAAAFVKAFEDARVESDPPLWIATDQEGGDVQVLSGPGFDGIPTALTQARSDTATLQADATRWGAQLAQAGVNMNLAPVADIVTSAEAGPQNPPIGALNREYGFDQATVADKAGAFAAGMRASGVMPTLKHFPGLGRATQNTDTRSGVVDDVVGADSADVAVYRDLLAGGPAVVMMSTAVYARIDPSAPAAFSLTVVTGLLREQLGFDGVVTTDDLSAAAQIRDWTPADRALLSIEAGVDLVLVSADPTVFPEMYAAVLSRAQTDEAFAAKVDAAARRVVEAKAPLG; from the coding sequence GTGACGAGAACCCTCCCCACCGCAGCCCTGGCCGTCGCCGCGATCCTCGGCCTCGTCGGATGCTCGGCTCCGGCACCGTCGCCGACCGCGGAACCGTCGAGCATCGCTCCGTCGAGCGCTCCACCGGCGTCTCCGACGCCCACCCCCACACCCGCCGACCCGATCGCCGGCCTCTCGCTCGAACAGCGGGTGGGGCAGCTCTTCATGGTGGGCACCTCGGTCGGCGGACCCGATCCGATCACGCTCGACGCGGTGTCGCAGCAGCACGCCGGCGGCGTCTTCCTCCACGGCCGCTCCTCCGCGGGGGTCGAGGCGGCTGCCGCGTTCGTGAAGGCCTTCGAAGACGCCCGCGTCGAGAGCGACCCGCCGCTGTGGATCGCGACCGACCAGGAGGGCGGCGACGTGCAGGTGCTCTCCGGTCCCGGCTTCGACGGCATCCCCACCGCTCTCACCCAGGCGCGCTCCGACACGGCGACGCTCCAGGCGGACGCGACACGCTGGGGCGCTCAGCTGGCCCAGGCCGGCGTGAACATGAACCTCGCCCCGGTGGCCGACATCGTCACGAGCGCCGAGGCCGGGCCACAGAACCCGCCGATCGGCGCCCTCAATCGCGAGTACGGATTCGACCAGGCCACCGTCGCCGACAAGGCCGGAGCCTTCGCCGCCGGGATGCGGGCCTCGGGCGTCATGCCGACGCTGAAGCACTTCCCCGGTCTCGGGCGGGCGACGCAGAACACCGACACCCGGTCGGGTGTCGTCGACGACGTCGTCGGTGCCGACTCGGCCGACGTGGCCGTCTACCGCGATCTGCTCGCCGGGGGGCCGGCGGTCGTGATGATGTCGACCGCCGTCTACGCGCGGATCGACCCCAGCGCGCCCGCCGCGTTCTCGCTGACCGTCGTGACGGGCCTGCTGCGCGAACAGCTCGGGTTCGACGGCGTGGTCACGACCGACGATCTGTCGGCCGCCGCGCAGATCCGCGACTGGACGCCCGCCGACCGTGCCCTCCTGTCGATCGAGGCAGGAGTCGACCTGGTGCTCGTCTCGGCCGATCCGACGGTGTTCCCCGAGATGTACGCGGCCGTGCTCTCCCGCGCGCAGACCGACGAGGCGTTCGCGGCGAAGGTCGATGCCGCCGCGCGCCGGGTGGTCGAGGCGAAGGCCCCGCTCGGCTGA